The genomic stretch GTTCTTCTCTATATCAGATTTACTGACTGTTTTAATAACCAGAGAGCCATTATTCTTGTGATTTCCATGTATCGTAATGGTTTCAATATCATTGCTGTGATGTTCCAGTGTAATCACCAGATGAAGATCCTGATCAACTCTTATATTTTCAGTATAATCATTGCAATCAGGATGTTTTGCAATGAGTATATACTTCCCCGCAGGGATTTTATCAAAGGAAAATGTCCCTTTTTTATCTGTTTTTACTGTAAGATTTCCGATCTTCACCACTGCATTTTCCAGCATGGTTTTATCATGAAAATCCTGAACCGTTCCTTGTACAGTATACGTTTTCTGTGCACTTGTAAATACTGATCCACAAAAGATCAGCAACAGGCAATATATCAATTTCATTGTAAAATAGATTGCTTATGCACCTCTTATCATAAGAAGATGCATTTTCGTTAAAGTTTATGAAATGGGTTTAGATTCTTTGTACAATGTATGAAGTACAATAGAAGTTGTATCAATAATAAAAGCAGGAAGTGGAATGAAACCAATGAGTAACAGGTATGCTCAATTTGTATTATAATCTATCACAAACTAACAGATGTTTTTCAACCACATTAAACTTTCAACTTCAAGCCTTGATAGTAAACTCTACCGTATAGAGTTGTAAACCCAATAAGAAGTATTGATTAGGAAATGGCGGGCGGTCCGCGAAGCTGAAAGGTAAATTTGGTCTGAGACCAGATTTTTTCCTGAATAGCGATAATTTGCTTTACTTCGTGCGTATAATGCTCAAAGCTAAAGCTGAATTGTTCAGGAGCTAATGTGTGTCCGGTCACCAAAAAGTGGCAGGCCAGACAGTCACCTGCTTTCTCTTTAGTAATAGCTTTCGTTACAGAATTTTCGACTTTTTTAAGATTAAACGTCTTAAAATAATCTACAGATTCGTGATGGTGAAAGCTTTGAGAAAGCAGCGCGATGAAGTATACTCCAAACAGTAGCCTGGAGATGAATACTTTTAAATTTCTGCTTTCTTTAATCATGGTTCAAAATTATGAAAATAATTTAATACTTTGTGTTAATTTTAATTAGTGTGTTAATATTATTTAATTAAAATTCAGGGTAAAAAAGTTTTCTGATTTTTTAACGCTAAGAACCACAAAGGGCAAATGAAAATTATGCTACGTCTTCCCGAACGGAATATTATACATTTAAAATGTTTTTGAACGCTAAAATATAAATGGGTAATTATTGATTCCCCATCCAAACCTCAGATAAAAAAAGTTCGGGACTCATATCCTGAGTCCCGAACTTTATTATTAATCAAGTTGAGTTCCTAAGTATTCCCATTCCTGCAGAGCATTATCCAGCTCTTCTTTAGCTTTATTGTATTTTTCTAAAGTTTCTTCAGAAGGATTTTCTTTAGCGAAAGAGGCTTCCATTTCTTCTACTTTAGTTTCAAGCTCGGAAATTTTTTCTTCTACTTTCTTGATTTTATTCTGAATATTTTTTTGTTCTTTACTGATGATATTGGATGTCTGGCTGCTAACAACAGGTTTTTCTTCCACCTTTTTAGGTTCTTCCTTCACATCACTATGAAGTTTTGCCTTTTCTGCGGAGATCTCTCTGATGGTTTCTTTTTGTCTATACTCAAGATATTCATTGATATCTCCAAGGAATTCTTTCATTTTCCCATCACGGAATTCGTAAATCTTATCACAAAGCCCCTGAAGAAATTCTCTGTCGTGAGAGATTACGATCAATGTCCCTTCAAAATTCTGCAAAGCCAACTTAATAATCTCCTTAGACTGAATATCCAAGTGATTGGTAGGTTCGTCCATAATCAGCGTATTGAAAGGGCGAAGCAACAGTTTACAAAGCGCCAAACGGTTTCTCTCTCCTCCGGAAAGTACTTTTGTCTTTTTGGTAACAGCATCTCCCTGGAATAGGAAAGATCCTAACAGGTCTCTTACTCTTGGTCTGGTTTCTTCTGTAGCAGCGTCTTCCGCTTCTTCAAGAACCGTTTTATTAGGGGTTAAAACTTCCTCCTGGTTCTGAGCAAAATAACCGATATTTACATTATGTCCAAGATTCCAGTTTCCTGAATAATCTTTGATATCGCCAGCTAAGATTTTAGCTAAAGTTGTTTTTCCCTGTCCATTCTGTCCTAAAAGTGCAATTCTATCTCCTCTTTGAACTATAAAATCTACGTCATCAAAAATCTGTTTCTGACCATAAGCTTTCCCTAGATTTTCTGCTTCAAAGATGACTTTTCCCGGAACCATAGATTGTACGAAACGAATATTGAACTTTGAAACATCTTCATTATCCACTTCGATGCGTTCTATTTTATCTAATTTCTTAATAAGTGATTGTGCAAAAGATGCTTTAGTAGCACTTGCACGGAACTTATTAATGTTATCTTCCATCTGCTTGATCTCCGCATCCTGATTCTTTTTAGCCTGAATCAGCTTTTCGCGGCGGTCTTCACGCATTACAAGATATTTGGAATAATTAGCTTTATAATCATCAACTTTTTTATTGTTGATATCAAAAGTACGATTACATACAGCTGTCATAAACTGCTTATCGTGACTTACCAATACAATTGCTCCCGGATAATCTTTTAAGAAGTTTTCTAACCAGATGATAGATTCCATATCCAGGTGGTTGGTAGGT from Chryseobacterium indologenes encodes the following:
- a CDS encoding ABC-F family ATP-binding cassette domain-containing protein, yielding MLSVQSLGLHHSGNYLFQNVNFTIKKDDKVGLVGKNGAGKSTLLKMLSGEINFYEGEVVTEGSVTIGFLKQDLDFVKGRTVWDETMQAFEQINAWKNELEEVNHQMTVRTDYESDSYTDLINKMTELNDLLMNHDAYNLEGDMEKVLFGLGFKADDFQKITDEFSGGWRMRIELAKLLLQKNDIMLLDEPTNHLDMESIIWLENFLKDYPGAIVLVSHDKQFMTAVCNRTFDINNKKVDDYKANYSKYLVMREDRREKLIQAKKNQDAEIKQMEDNINKFRASATKASFAQSLIKKLDKIERIEVDNEDVSKFNIRFVQSMVPGKVIFEAENLGKAYGQKQIFDDVDFIVQRGDRIALLGQNGQGKTTLAKILAGDIKDYSGNWNLGHNVNIGYFAQNQEEVLTPNKTVLEEAEDAATEETRPRVRDLLGSFLFQGDAVTKKTKVLSGGERNRLALCKLLLRPFNTLIMDEPTNHLDIQSKEIIKLALQNFEGTLIVISHDREFLQGLCDKIYEFRDGKMKEFLGDINEYLEYRQKETIREISAEKAKLHSDVKEEPKKVEEKPVVSSQTSNIISKEQKNIQNKIKKVEEKISELETKVEEMEASFAKENPSEETLEKYNKAKEELDNALQEWEYLGTQLD